A genomic window from Rhodococcus sp. KBS0724 includes:
- a CDS encoding uroporphyrinogen-III synthase, with translation MIDNMPLAGFTVGITASRRADEFAMLLTRRGAEVVHAPAIRIIPLADDRELERVTRQIIASPPEVVVATTGIGFRGWLEAADGWGEAENLSAALNSARLLARGPKAKGAIRAADLREEWSPASESSAEVLEHLLAEGVSGKVVAVQLHGATTEWEPIPDFCQVLRDAGAQVIAVPVYRWEPPEDPTLLDRMIDAIASSAIDAVSFTSAPAVASILMRADTTGRLDTILDAMRGPVTAVCVGPVTSAPLEALHVPTTAPARARLGALARHIVDELPQRANRIQAGDHEISIRGGCVVVDGEVRAVSPAGMSLMRSLGARPGHVVSRAELLAALPGSGDDTHAVETAVARLRACLGAPKAVQTVVKRGYRLALDPTEYAEL, from the coding sequence GTGATTGACAACATGCCACTGGCGGGGTTCACGGTCGGGATCACGGCATCGCGCCGTGCCGATGAATTTGCGATGCTGCTGACCCGTCGGGGAGCGGAAGTGGTGCACGCTCCGGCTATCCGCATCATCCCGCTCGCCGACGACCGCGAATTGGAACGGGTGACGCGGCAGATTATCGCGAGTCCACCCGAGGTGGTTGTTGCCACGACCGGCATCGGATTCCGTGGTTGGCTCGAAGCTGCGGACGGGTGGGGTGAAGCCGAGAATCTCTCCGCCGCACTCAATTCGGCACGACTACTGGCCCGCGGACCCAAAGCAAAGGGTGCGATTCGGGCAGCGGACCTGCGCGAAGAATGGTCTCCGGCATCCGAATCCTCGGCTGAAGTACTCGAACATCTGCTGGCCGAGGGAGTTTCGGGAAAGGTAGTTGCCGTCCAGCTACACGGCGCGACTACGGAATGGGAACCGATCCCCGATTTCTGCCAGGTGCTGCGTGACGCGGGTGCCCAGGTCATCGCAGTCCCGGTCTATCGCTGGGAACCGCCGGAAGATCCGACACTGCTCGACCGGATGATCGACGCCATCGCGTCGTCCGCAATCGATGCCGTCAGTTTTACCAGTGCACCGGCGGTTGCGTCGATCCTGATGCGCGCGGATACGACGGGGCGACTCGACACCATTCTCGATGCCATGCGCGGACCGGTAACAGCGGTGTGTGTCGGGCCGGTGACTTCGGCGCCGCTGGAGGCATTGCACGTTCCGACCACAGCGCCGGCTCGGGCCCGTCTTGGCGCTCTGGCGAGACACATCGTCGACGAACTTCCGCAGCGTGCCAACCGGATTCAGGCCGGCGACCACGAAATCAGTATCCGCGGTGGCTGTGTTGTCGTGGACGGAGAAGTCCGAGCAGTCTCACCGGCGGGTATGTCGCTCATGCGATCCCTCGGGGCGAGGCCGGGGCACGTCGTCTCGCGAGCCGAACTGTTGGCCGCCCTTCCGGGAAGCGGAGACGACACACACGCCGTCGAAACCGCCGTCGCACGCCTGCGTGCGTGCCTCGGCGCTCCCAAAGCCGTTCAAACCGTTGTGAAACGAGGTTATCGTCTTGCGCTCGATCCCACCGAATACGCCGAACTCTAG
- a CDS encoding sirohydrochlorin chelatase produces the protein MRSIPPNTPNSSDVLVLVAHGTRSAKGVEMVAALAEAVSARVGTTRVAFVDVLGPSPSEVLRDIPGRAILVPAFLASGYHVHTDVRREVEESGHRGVTVTPALGPDPALAGVLMRRLRDAGWRSGDAIVLAAAGSSDSRALRDVERAALMLAEQADMRVDIGYIATGTPKVADVVAAARVRGARRVFIASYLLAHGLFHERLGAAGADGVTEPLGVDPGVVDLVVNRYSAARRGVVVI, from the coding sequence TTGCGCTCGATCCCACCGAATACGCCGAACTCTAGCGACGTCCTGGTTCTGGTCGCCCACGGCACACGTAGTGCGAAGGGCGTGGAAATGGTTGCCGCACTGGCCGAAGCGGTCAGTGCCCGGGTAGGGACAACTCGGGTGGCCTTTGTCGACGTCCTGGGTCCGTCGCCGTCGGAGGTTCTCCGCGATATTCCCGGCCGGGCCATTTTGGTACCCGCGTTCCTGGCGTCGGGATATCACGTGCACACCGACGTACGACGCGAGGTGGAAGAAAGTGGGCACAGGGGCGTCACGGTGACGCCCGCACTCGGTCCCGATCCCGCGTTGGCCGGCGTCCTGATGCGGCGGTTGCGTGATGCCGGATGGCGCAGCGGCGATGCGATAGTCCTTGCCGCAGCCGGTTCTTCCGATTCGCGCGCGCTCCGCGACGTCGAGCGCGCCGCACTGATGTTGGCGGAACAGGCCGACATGCGGGTCGATATCGGGTACATCGCAACCGGGACACCCAAGGTTGCGGATGTTGTTGCAGCGGCGCGGGTTCGCGGTGCGCGCCGAGTGTTCATCGCGTCGTATCTTCTTGCTCACGGTTTGTTTCACGAACGTCTTGGTGCGGCCGGCGCCGACGGCGTCACCGAACCTCTCGGTGTTGATCCCGGCGTCGTGGACCTTGTGGTCAACCGGTATTCGGCCGCTCGCCGCGGCGTAGTGGTGATCTGA
- the nirB gene encoding nitrite reductase large subunit NirB, whose amino-acid sequence MSKSVVVIGHGMVGHRFVEALRSRDEANVWSVTVLCDEQYAAYDRVGLSSYVGVWDPKELALAGNDYVGDSLVDLRVGEGALSIDKDARTVTTTAGNTISYDALVMATGSYPFVPPVPGHDGDGCFVYRTLDDLDGIRAAAEKAGPGAVGVVVGGGLLGLEAANALSLMGMTAHVVEHNARLMPMQVDEGGGALLARLVTELGLTVHTGVGTAGISQSDNGVVVELSDGSTIDASLLVFSAGVRPRDQLARDAGIAVGERGGILTDLGCVTSDGHVYAVGECAAVEGRCYGLVAPGYTTAEIVADRLLGGGADFPGADMSTKLKLMGVDVASFGDAMATSPGALEVVLSDAAKGTYAKLVVSDDAKILLGGILVGDASAYASLRPLVGRELPGDPAALISPAGEKPGAGSLPDDAEVCSCNGVTKGAICGAIAAGACDIASVKACTSAGTTCGGCLPTVKQLLADSGVVMSKALCEHFAQSRAELFQIVQSTQTRTFSALISKYGKGSGCDICKPVVASILASTDSDHILHRQQASLQDTNDHFLANIQKNGTYSVVPRMPGGEVTGEQLIVIGEVARDFGLYTKVTGGQRIDLFGARVEQLPAIWKRLVDAGMESGQAYGKSLRTVKSCVGSSWCRYGVQDSVGMAVDLENRYRGLRSPHKIKFGVSGCARECAEARGKDVGVIATENGWNLYVGGNGGQSPKHAQLLAGGLDDVTLVKYIDRYLMFYIRTADRLQRTAPWVDSLDGGLDHLKSVICEDSLGIGEELEALMAKHVEGYQDEWAGVLGDPEKLSRFVSFVNAPEEADPTVVFDVTGVRKVPVLMGMPSIPTRR is encoded by the coding sequence CGCGCGACGAGGCAAACGTCTGGTCGGTGACCGTACTCTGCGACGAACAGTACGCCGCCTACGATCGCGTCGGATTGTCTTCCTATGTGGGAGTGTGGGATCCGAAGGAATTGGCGCTGGCAGGCAACGACTACGTCGGTGACAGCCTGGTCGATCTCCGGGTGGGGGAGGGTGCGCTCTCGATCGACAAGGACGCACGAACGGTCACGACAACGGCCGGCAACACGATCTCCTACGACGCGCTGGTGATGGCAACCGGTTCGTACCCCTTTGTTCCGCCGGTGCCCGGCCATGACGGCGACGGATGCTTTGTCTACCGGACCCTCGACGACCTGGACGGTATCCGGGCCGCAGCAGAGAAGGCAGGCCCAGGCGCTGTCGGCGTAGTAGTGGGCGGCGGTCTGCTCGGGCTGGAGGCCGCAAATGCGCTCTCGCTCATGGGAATGACGGCACACGTCGTCGAGCACAACGCGCGCCTGATGCCGATGCAGGTCGACGAGGGTGGCGGTGCTTTGCTCGCTCGGCTCGTCACCGAGTTGGGGCTCACCGTCCACACCGGCGTCGGTACGGCCGGAATCTCACAGTCCGACAACGGAGTTGTGGTCGAACTGTCCGACGGCTCCACTATCGACGCGTCGTTGCTCGTCTTCTCCGCCGGAGTCCGTCCGCGCGATCAGCTGGCCCGCGACGCCGGCATCGCAGTCGGTGAGCGCGGCGGTATCCTGACCGACCTAGGTTGCGTGACGTCGGACGGACACGTCTATGCAGTCGGTGAATGTGCTGCGGTAGAGGGCCGTTGCTACGGTCTGGTCGCTCCCGGCTACACGACGGCCGAGATCGTCGCCGACCGTCTGCTCGGCGGCGGCGCAGATTTCCCCGGTGCCGACATGTCCACCAAGCTCAAGCTCATGGGCGTCGACGTCGCCAGCTTCGGTGATGCCATGGCCACCTCGCCCGGTGCTCTCGAAGTTGTTCTCAGCGACGCAGCCAAGGGAACGTACGCCAAGCTCGTCGTTTCGGACGACGCGAAGATCCTGCTCGGCGGCATTCTTGTCGGTGACGCGTCAGCCTACGCGTCACTGCGCCCACTGGTCGGTCGCGAATTGCCCGGCGACCCAGCGGCATTGATTTCGCCCGCGGGGGAGAAGCCGGGTGCGGGATCGCTGCCGGACGACGCCGAGGTGTGCTCGTGCAACGGAGTGACCAAGGGTGCCATCTGCGGTGCGATTGCGGCGGGCGCGTGCGACATCGCGTCGGTGAAGGCGTGCACCAGCGCAGGAACCACCTGTGGCGGTTGCCTTCCGACTGTCAAGCAGTTGCTCGCCGATTCCGGCGTCGTGATGTCGAAGGCGCTCTGCGAGCACTTCGCGCAGTCGCGGGCAGAGCTGTTCCAGATCGTGCAGTCGACGCAAACCCGAACGTTCTCGGCTCTGATTTCCAAGTACGGCAAGGGTTCCGGTTGCGACATCTGCAAGCCCGTCGTCGCGTCGATCCTGGCATCCACGGATTCCGATCACATCCTCCACCGTCAGCAGGCGTCGTTGCAGGACACCAACGACCACTTCCTGGCCAACATTCAGAAGAACGGTACGTACTCGGTCGTGCCGCGCATGCCCGGCGGTGAGGTCACCGGGGAACAGCTCATCGTGATCGGTGAGGTAGCGCGCGATTTCGGTCTGTACACCAAGGTGACCGGCGGCCAGCGCATCGATCTGTTCGGCGCTCGGGTCGAGCAGTTGCCGGCAATCTGGAAGCGCCTGGTCGATGCAGGAATGGAGTCGGGGCAGGCGTACGGCAAGTCCCTGCGAACGGTCAAGAGTTGCGTCGGGTCGAGCTGGTGCCGCTACGGCGTTCAGGACTCGGTGGGAATGGCCGTCGACCTCGAGAACCGCTATCGCGGTCTTCGCTCGCCGCACAAGATCAAGTTCGGCGTCTCGGGATGTGCCCGCGAATGTGCGGAAGCCCGCGGCAAGGACGTCGGTGTCATCGCGACGGAGAACGGTTGGAATCTGTATGTGGGTGGCAACGGCGGACAGTCTCCCAAACACGCTCAGTTGCTCGCTGGTGGCCTCGACGACGTCACCTTGGTCAAGTACATCGACCGCTATCTCATGTTCTACATCCGCACCGCTGATCGCCTTCAGCGCACCGCGCCGTGGGTGGATTCGCTCGACGGTGGGCTCGACCACCTCAAGTCCGTGATTTGCGAGGACAGTCTGGGTATCGGCGAGGAACTCGAGGCGTTGATGGCCAAGCACGTCGAGGGCTACCAGGACGAATGGGCTGGTGTACTGGGTGATCCGGAGAAGTTGTCGCGGTTCGTCTCGTTTGTCAACGCGCCGGAAGAAGCCGACCCGACGGTTGTGTTCGACGTGACCGGAGTGCGCAAGGTTCCCGTCCTGATGGGTATGCCGAGCATCCCCACGCGCCGGTAA
- the nirD gene encoding nitrite reductase small subunit NirD, which translates to MSVIDAQIAKLDSERLEWTSACPLSHLIPGRGVAVLLRGGEQVALFLLEDGTLRAVGNFDPYGRASVMSRGLVGDRDGEPIVVSPLLKQAFSLIDGRALDDESVSLPVYEIRVWAGVVQVHSTIRAVESVS; encoded by the coding sequence ATGAGTGTCATCGATGCACAGATCGCCAAGCTGGATTCCGAACGACTGGAATGGACTTCGGCGTGCCCACTGAGTCATCTCATCCCGGGACGCGGGGTTGCAGTGCTGCTCCGCGGCGGTGAGCAGGTGGCGCTGTTCCTCCTCGAGGACGGCACCTTGCGGGCCGTCGGCAACTTCGATCCGTACGGACGCGCATCGGTGATGTCGCGAGGACTCGTCGGAGACCGTGACGGTGAACCGATCGTGGTGTCGCCGTTGCTCAAGCAGGCGTTCTCGCTGATCGACGGCCGGGCACTCGACGACGAGTCGGTGTCGCTTCCGGTGTACGAGATCAGAGTCTGGGCCGGCGTCGTGCAGGTGCACAGCACTATTCGGGCTGTCGAATCCGTCTCGTGA